The stretch of DNA TGCAGTGCAGCCACACCGCTGGCGTAGGGTTCGATCTCGCGAAGTCGTTCGGCAGTGATCCTTTCCGCCCGGACACCATTGGCCATGGCTCGCTCAAAGAGTTTGTCGAGTTGTGGCAATTCGGCATCTTGAGTGGCCACGATCACCTTGCCACAACGCTCATAGGGAATATCGTGCTGATCGCAGAATTGTTCGAGCAGCAGCTTTCCTTCCCGGGCATTGATGGCCCGCATGGTGCCAGGTTTGTAATAGATACCGGTATGCAGGACGCCCGAGTTATGCCCGGTTTGATGCTGGGCAATTTCGCGCTCTTTATCGAGGACTGTGATCACCGCTTTGGGAAAGCGTTCGAGCAGGCGATACGCCGTCGCCAGGCCGACAATTCCGGCTCCAATAATGACGACATCAGATCGCACCATGTTCGTTTCCTCGGCAGGCTCTCAACAACAGACCAGATTCGTGGATCGGCGGTAAAGTCTCTCAAATCCACCCAGTTTGAACAACAGGAGAGGACGAAAGCCTGGCGGTATCGAGTCTTATCCAGGTAAGAAAAAAAGTGATCTGGCGAAGTTGCCTTCGCCAGATCACTCGATTTCGGACATTAACGGGTACTGAGAGTTGACCCGAGAGGTGAACTCTCAAGGATTGGATTTATGATCGTAGCACCGATCGCGCGGAATCGATTAACGAACAACGCCTACCCAACAGTAACGCCCGCCAGAGACCATGTACCCAAAGCCACATTCAGAACCACTCAACAGAATCGAGTGGTGAGCAGGTGAATAGATCCACCCCTGAACTGCGGCATCGGCCGAGGTCACACCCTGGAAAATGACTTCCATGTATGGCAGACCGCTGTGAGCAAACACACCAGTTGTCGCCATGTAATTGGCATGCTGCTGGGCATGCGCGCACATGACAGGATTCAGAGCGAGCGGAGCCCGCCCCATACGACCGCGGTGAGCATTGGTGAGCTGCACCAGTCGCTGAATCGTTGGGTGCTGAGTCAGATAGCTGTAGTCATTGGCGACACCGTTGGTGGTGTGTCCGAACAGGCATGCCACTGAAACCAGCGCCGCGCAAACGATTCCGTACTTCATTCGATATCCCTCCCTGTGGAAGAAGACTGCCGATCCTTAATGACCTTGATCGATGAGTGATCAGGAAGTGGGGCCCGGAAGTCCAATTCGTGTCAGACGACCTGACGCGACTGGTAAACACGGTAAACCACAAAAACTTTGCGGATCAAGTGTACGCATACCTGGTTTTCCGAACAGGTGATCAAAAGTCGCTGATCACTTGATGCGACCTGCTTCACACAACGCATCGCAATCTGCCGGCGCGACGAGCGTCATTGAGAGAGAGCTGAGCTACTCATCCGTGCTGGCTGATTGTTCTGTTTTTGCCGGTTTTTCAGCGATTTTCTGATTGTGAGCTCGGATTATCCGGGCAACTTCCGGATCCTCAAAACCCAGATTTTCAATCCCCACAGGATCACATGAACCCATGGCCCACAGGTAGGCGACGGGGATTTTCCAGGGAGATTTTTGATCGGCAAGAAACCTTAAAAATGCGTCGTGAACCTGCCGGCGGTACGCGGTGTACTCCGAATTCGTCCACGGGTTCTCGGAAATCTTCGTCGTCATCGCCCAGGGAGTGCGGGCAATGTGTTCGACTTTTTCGGCGGGGTGCACCACTTTTCCCCCATCGAGCATGCCCGATCCACCCACACCAAATTCGGTCACAACGAGAGGTTTATTGAGAGGCAAAGGGGCTCCCAACGCTCGCATTTCTGAATCCAGATAAATCAGATGGCCCAGAAAATCCTCGGGAGTCGCCGGGATGTCGAGATCTTTATAAAAAGAGACACCCAGAAAATCGCACGCCTGCCACAGTTTAGCGAGTTCGGCACCCTGAGCATCGCTATAGGGAACTTTCCCTCGATTAGAAGTGTGATTGAGGCCAATTCCCAATTGGAGATTGTTCAGCTTCGAGGCGGCTCGCAGGCGTTCGATCACAGTGATCCACGCTTGGGGATAACGGGTAATCGTCGTCCCCATCTCACCAGTAATCGAAAACCGGACGGGCCAATCGGGAGGAACCGATTCGTTCAGAGCCTGAACCACCGCCAGTGGCCCCACATCGACATACGCCTGATTTTCGCATGGGACTAGCGGATCGAAATCGAAATCATTCCGCCAGACGTACACCGGGCCGCTGGTATTCGCGTGGAGCAGAATCGCAATTTCGAGCTGCTTTTCGACCGCACGGGCAAAGGCTGTTTTCATCCACGTCTGAAAATCAGCAGCTGTCTGGCCTTCAAGTGGCTTGAGGATATCTTTTTTCCAATCGGGAGGCTGATGGAATCGCAGACCCCAGCGCTGCACTCGCTGATTGTCGTCCAGCTCACATTGAATCCCAATCGCAAACTCAACAGCAGGACTCCCCACCTCGGCAATACGATCAACAAATTTTGGTGCACGCTTCATCTGATCGGGATAACCCATATGGCAGGTGAATCCCAGAGGTGCGGGAGGCCCGCTGGCCTCACTTCCAGCCAGTTTGACGAGGCGGAGTTGCCGTAAATCGGTAAATCGTGGAGCTGTCTCTTCCGGGGTTTGATGCGACGATTGCTCCTGTCGTGCCGCGGATGGAGCGGCCTGGGGATCCATCCAGCCCAGTACGATGCGCACAGGCTGCACACCGGCTTTGGCGGGAAAGCGGCCCAGATAATTGCAGGCACATTGGGGTTCAGGATGCGTTTTTCGAGTGATTTCTCCCAAAGTGGACTTGAGTTCAAGCTTGGCATTGCCCACAGTTCCATCGAGAACCAGAGCGTAATCGCCATCCTCAGGAATGTCGGCCTCGATGACGAGGGCATCGCCGACGTTTTGCCAGAGCCTGGGCTTTGTCGAAGTGTGGGAATCTGCTCCCTGAGGAGTCGTGGCTGCTGAAGCCGAGAGATTCAAAGGCTGATCGACGGTCAATCGAGATTCAGGCTGAGTTGCACGGAACTCGTTCGATCCGCAACCAGACAAAACCACACTGAAGATCATCGATAACAGACAAGCAAAAGTGTTCCAGGGAAGAAACGATGGATCTTTGCGTTGAATGCCTATGAACATCATCAGCCTCCCCAAACCACCTTTAATCCTCAAATTGACTGTAAGGGAAGGCAGGGACAGGTGTCCACAAGCAAAATGGATGTAGCGTCGATCTGTGAAACAATCCTCGATGAGTACAGGATGACAACTGAGTGCTGTCGGGGTCAGCAATTACCTGGGCTGAGTTCGCGCGACATCCAGAAGCCAGGCTCATTGGCATACTGATGAGGGCTGATGGCGCGGAAACCAAAACGCTCCCACAAAGGCCACGAATCGCGAACAGCCACCAATGTCAACTTTTGCCAGCCTGCCTGTTGAGCTTCTTCCGAGAGGCGATTCATCAGGTCAGTGGCCAGCTTCTGTCCACGGAAGGTTGGCGCCACGGCCACATCATGCACATGCAGCACATTGCATACCGCAGGCAATTCCCAGTCAGCAGCATGCAAAAGGGGCGGGGCGGCATCATGCCAGGGATGAGCAATGGCATAGCTGGCCAATAGTCCGAACGCCTGATCTCGATGACCAAACGCCAGCGGAGCGCGGCCGTATGCATCGGACAGAGCCAGTTTTTTGCGGAAGACATCGTCAGATTCACAGAATTCCGCGGGATAAACGAGAGCTTGCACTTCGACAATCTGCTCGACATCAACGGATGCTAAAGTCACGAGGGCGAAAGACATGGAAAGAAATCCAGTGCTGGCGATGAAGCTGGCGCATGTTCGAAAGGAACTTGACAGACCATTGAATACGGCAGAGCTCAACCTTTGTAATCTCGACAAAGAGTTCCCCGTATTATCGTCTCAGCTACCTGTACCGTCGATGGTTTTCGATCATTCTATGTTTTAGATTCCAGAGAACATTGAACGTTCGATTATGCTACTATTGGGACGGCTCTGGAGAAGAGGCAGGCAATCGCTGCATGCGGCAAAACACAGTTTTGTGTTTTGTTCGTGATGGAGAGGAAAGTCCGGGCTCCACAGGAGGCGGCGGTGGATAACGTCCACCATCCGTGAGGATCGGGAAAGTGCCACAGAAAAGATACCGCCACCAGTTCGCTGGGGGTAAGGGTGAAATGGTGCGGTAAGAGCGCACCGCAGTCTGGGTGACCAGACTGGCAGGGTAAACCCCGCCGGGAGCAAGACCAAGCAGGACGGAATTCAGCTTCACGCTGATCCAGATCTCTCCGATCTGGCCTCACCGTCCGGGTCGGTTGCTGGAGACGGTTGGCAACAATCGTCATAGAGAAATGATTGCCCACGACAGAACCCGGCTTACGCAGCTTCTCCAGAGTCTCTGAAATTCCTATGCGTCCTGTTTGCCTCAGGTTGATGTCTCAAGAAGATTTTTTCGTGAATCGGCAGTTTTTTCCGGATTTTCTACTAAAATCTTGGAAAATCTCGTAAACCTTACAAAGGAACGGGTACGTTTACTTATGCAGGATGAATCGAAGGAATGCGATTCGTTATGCGACTGGGTGGTGAGGAAGGCTGACTTCTTCAGATCTGGTGATTTCAGAGATTGGTCAAAAGCTATTTACCAATCGCGATTGAGTGGCTCGCAGATGAACATGCAGCCAATGTAAAGGATTGCAGTTTTATCATCTTTGCGACAGCCGCTGTGGTCGTGTCGGAAAGGTGATGAGATTCAACGAAAGGACAAGGAGGTTGAGATGCTCGTATTATCAAGGAAAGCTGGCGAATCACTTCTGATCGGCCAGGGGCTTCTGGGTGAAGGAATCCAGGTCACTGTGGTTGCTGTTCAGGGCAACCGAGTGCGACTGGGAATCACCGCACCAGCGGAAGTCAGTATTCGTCGTCAGGAGATCGTTCTGGATCTTCCTGAAATCGCAGGCCAGGAAGAACCCTGCACGATGTCATCTGAGTCGCACGGTCGTACGCCAGAATTCGTGTAGTCTGCTCTGCGATTGATCGTCTCTCCGTGAGTGAACTGACTGAGTTTGAACTCAGGCAAGTTGAACTCAGTGAAGTTTCTCACGAATTGCTAGAACGTCGGGCTGGTCGATCTCACACTTTCCATGAGTGTCGAGATCGGAGATGCAGATGTGTGCATCATTTTCCCGGTTGCATCAACATGATCATTTAACGATTGAAGAATCTGCTGGCAGCAAGGTCGAGATTAAAGTCGTCGGCCATCAGTCACTTTGAAACAGAATGAGTAAGCCCCCGAGTTTTGTCGGGGGCTTTCTTTTTTCCGTCATCACTCGATATGCCGGCACCACTTCACGCGCCCGCATCACGCTACGCAGGTTTCACTCCGCGGAACCATTTTTGTCGCAAAGAACCACACGACGTGATCTGCTCGAAGCCAATCTCTTTGAGCCACTGGCAAACATCAGCAGCAGGGTGTACCAGTCGGCGAAAATCAGGGTGCGTCGGCCACCCACGCCACTGGGTAATCCCGCAGGCATAGAGCCAATCACGAAGCTTGAAGCCCACTCGAGTTCTGGCACTGATCGGTTCACAGTTCAATTGAAACACCAGTTCTCCACCAGGTGCCAGAACTTCGAAGGCATCTGCAAAATAAGTTTTCAATAGCGGAACTGGGACATAGTAGAGCACTTCGTACGAAAAAACGGTCTGCAGAGCATGCCCCTGCTGCTGAGAGACAGCCAATGCACTTCTCAGTTCATCCGTCACCAGGCGCTGACCATCGAGCAGGTAGTAATCAATATTCGCCAGTGTCTGTTTTTTGCGAGCCTCTTCCAGCAGCTTCGGAGCGATATCGACAGCGAACACGTGCCGGGTGCGACGAGCCAGAGCATGTGACAACCGGCCCACGCCGCAACCAATTTCCAGCACGTCTCCCTGGTTGTTGAGATTCATCCCACCGACAGCGAACGCATCGACCAGGTCTTGTTCAGCCGAATCGACGATTTCATTCCACGAAGCATCCTTCGAGATCAGCTTGTCCATCGATGTCGGACCCTGCTCGAAGTAAGCCCGATCCCACCATTCCGAAGAACTCTTCCGTTTGTCGGCAACTGCATCAATCGCTATCGACATGCTTCATTCCTTGTCAGGGGACGTTTCGCCAGTCATCAAGTTTCATGACGATCACATTGACAATGAATATGCATTTAGAAGCTTTCGATTTCTTCAGTTTTATCTCGAAGGGCTCCATTTCCGTTGTGCAGAAAAGCAACATCTTGTCACGACTGTTACAGGCCCAACTCAACAGGTTGTATTTTCAGTTATCTGCATCTATTTCCTGATGCAAAGGCTGGAAAACGAGAAAAGCCCGCAGCAGTGAATCACTGTTGCGGGCCGGCCATTCTCGGATTTCTCTCCCCACGAGGAGAGTCAATCATGCATTACCAGTTGTTCGGACTGAGGAACCACCACCACTTGTCGGTGCGTGAGCGGAACTTCAAGTTCCAGTATCCGTCATCCCATTCCAGGCTGGCCTTACGCCATCCCAGTGGAACTTGAGGATATGGATAGAACGGTCCAATGTAAGGGAAGGCACTGGCACTGTACTGCTGTGGGTAAGTCACGGCAGCATAGTTGGGATACTGGGCATAGCTTGGCCAGGCATGGTCTGGCATCGAAGCGTTGTTGTACATCGCACCGGGTGCACCGCCACCTGGCATCCCGGGGCCCATGGCCATCGGCATACCGGCTGGGCCACCCATCGGGCCGGGCATCGCACCCATTCCAGGGCCGCCCATTCCAGGACCACCCTGTGGAGCACCTTGATAGGCAGCACCGTAAACTTGTGGTGGCATTCCAGGACCGGCCATTGGCCGACCCATCTGGGGTGCCATTTGAGGGGCCATCTGTGGATAGCCGACTGGCTGAGCACCACCGGCAGGAGCACGTTCTTCTGTGCAGACCAGATTGTTCTGAACCTGGGCCACACCCGAAGTCGCCTGACAGGCACGGGTGGCAGCTACTTTCTGAGCCATGGTTGGCACAGAACCATCGAGTGTCACCACGCCACTCTGATAACGGATCTCAATATCGTACCCATCGAGCTGGGCTGAAGTCAGCGACTGTGCAATCTGCTCAGCCATCTGCTGATTCGAAACACCAGCTTCGAAGTTCACCTGCTGAATGTTCTGGCGTGGGGCATTCATGGCACCACCGGCCTGCTGCACACCTCGACCGAAATCTTCTGGTGGCATTTCATTGCGGGTCACGGCCTGCTTGGGTGCAGCAGCCGGGCCGGCAGCTTGTGCTCCCTTGCGGGCGGCGACAGCCTTGGCATCGACCACCACCAGTTCATTATTCACACTCTTGACACCGGGCACACGCTCCACGACCTGTGAGGCCTTATCACGCTGCTTGGGGTCTGTCACTTTACCCTTCAAAGTGGCCACACCACCTTTACAGGCAATTTCAATGTCGAAACCCTGCAGACGAGCCTGCTTCAGAGCGGCGGCCACATCTTCGGCCATTTTCTGATTGCTGCTTGTCGACTTGGTTGCGGCTGGCTCGTCCTTAGACGACCAGGGGGCGGCAGTGCCGACATTCGGGATGCTTGCCAGCAATCCCAGCGTCAACACCCACTGACCGTACTTACGCATGAACTGGTCTCCTTACCGGTTATGATCCGACTGCCGGGATGTCTCGATCTCAAAAATCCGTGCAGACGGAACACACCGAGAATGGCCTTCGGTCGAATTCTGCTGCGGGCGGAAAGGCGATCGAGTTCGCCTCTGTCATGATTTCAGAAGAGCCTGCCTCACAATCCCTGCGGGCAAAATCTCTACCTGTCACGTTACATCGGGTGGGATGGTTCCTCAGGCACAGACTATTCCGTTTTTTTCGACGCTAACCATTGTAACGCCTGCGGGATTCGCCGATGTTCAACCATCCTCCACCTCCCAGAGCCGGTTAACGGCAGCATGTGCCGGAGAAGATCGGGAGCAATGTGGGAAAGTGGCGACAAGGCGAGAAGGCAGGAAGATGAGAAGGAAAGAAGGTGAGAAGGGGGAGAAGCCGGATGTAAGAAGTCAACGAGGAGTTGGTCGGGGTGGATCTTGATTGAAACCTGATTGAATGCCATAAGACATTCTGTGCTATGCCAAGCTGCTGAGAGTGCGATTCGTTGTATCGGAGGGAAGGGAACCCGATGGCCGGCGACGGGTTTTAAAGATCTGGCAGCTCTCACACCGCTTGCTGTCCGCTCTATTACATCCTTCTTCTCGCCGCAAACCTTTTCAAACGACCGGCCGGCCTCTCCCCTTCTCGACTTCTTCCCTTCCCGCCTTCTTAGCTTTTTTCCTTCTTCCCTTTCCCCCTTCTTAACTTCTTCTCTTCCCACAGCACCCGGCAATGACCGCCGAAGAAACTCTGCGTCAAGGGCAGTTGCGACCTCCCAGCCGTTAAATCCGAAAAAAACCCACAGTTTGACAGGCTGACTGATCGATACAGAAGGTGCAATCGGTGCGATCCAACAGCTTTGAGATCGCTCAATCAACCATTCATCGTCAAGTTTGCCCCTTCGGAGTGAGAAGATGCCCAAGTACGGATGGCTCAAGCGCCTGGCGCTCGTCGTCGTCGTTGGCATGACGACGCTATCCAGCAGTGGCTGCCAGCTCCTTCTCTGGGATGGCTTCCTGGGGACTGCCTTCCATTTTGCTGGTTTCTGGGATACGACACCGCTGATCCCGGTCAGCCCTTATTACAGCGAACTCATCGAGGATGCTTACATCCGCGAAGAACGTTACGAGAAGGTGCCTGTCCTCGACCCTATTGAAGGCGAGCATGCTCCCACCTTCTGTCAGGATCCTCCTTCACAAGACGAAGTCATGCGGGCCATGCCGAACATCACGTCGGGTGGTTGGGTCTTCCTCGCCGAAACCAGCATGAACAACGTGCGAATCGTGGTAGAACCGATCGTTGACCGAATCGACGATTGCCGGTTCTTCCCGATGGTGGGCCCTGCTCGTCTCAAGCATTGCCACTATAAAGCGACCATCTACTTCGACAAGACCATTCGCTCAGGCTGGCCAGTTCCCTTCTCTCACAAGGATGAATCGATCGAAGTGGTCTACATCGACCATGATCACCTCATCCGCTGTGCAGGCCCAGCCACTCCTCAGTAATCAATCGGCCCTGCAGAGTATAGAACTCTTCAACACCCGAAGTTTCGCACCTGCGAGGCTTCGGGTGCTCGGCTTTTCTAAGAAACACAACTCGCAAGCTGATATGGAACATCACCACGAGATGCGTGTTCTTTGCCAGGAGTGTGAACTTCCCACGAACCTTCAGGCCATATCGAGGTTGTCAGATGTCCGACCCGCGTTCTTTCCTCCTTCTCCCGTTCCGACGGGAGAAGGACGGGATGAGGGGAACTCGAACGTATTGGGCATGCAATCAACAAGCGGCTTCATTGCAGCACGCTTTCAGTCAACTTTGAGTGCGTCACGGATTCTCAACGAGTTGACCTGCTTTCAAGTAGCAGCGGCGGGGGTACGATTGGGCCATGGCTTCGCTATGAGTGACGCAGAGCAGAATACTGTGTGACTCCAGCGCCAGAGCGACCAGTAACTTCCCCACAGTCTCGGCCGTCGCAGGATCGAGATTTCCTGTCGGTTCATCGGCCAGCAGCAGCCGCGGGCGATTGATCAGCGCCCGGCAGACGGCAGTCCGTTGTCGTTCCCCCCCTGAGAGCTGGGCCGGTTTATGATCCATCCGCGCCGTCAGCCCGACCTGATCCAGTAACATCAAAGCCCGCTCTCGGACTTCATTCGAGATGCCACGGTGAGGCAAAGCTGGTAACAGGACGTTCTCCAGCACTGTGAGCTGAGGCAACAGGTGATGATCCTGAAAGATGAAGCCAATTTTTTCGTTTCGAAATTGAGCCTGTTGAGTCACATCCATCGCAAATGGATCTTCGCCCTCAAGACTGACTGTTCCCGACGTCGGATGATCCAGCACACCCAGGATCTGCAGTAGTGTGCTTTTTCCACATCCAGAGGGGCCGGTAATCGCGATCGCCTCTCCCGTATTGGCAGTGAATCCGACACCTTGAAGAATGTGCAGCGTCTCGGAGCCATTCGAGAATTCACGCGAGAGATCCTGGACGACGAGTGCCGGGTGACCTGACGGCGCTGTTAGATTCGTCATAGAAATTTCCATCCCGACGTACGAATTTTCTCTGGAAGAGTAAGATGATCCTCGCAGTTGAGCTTGCTCGCTCGGGTTGTGAATTGCCAGTCTGCCACGAAAAGTCCGTGTCTGTCTGGCACACACAGCCAAAAAACGATGTGCTATGCAATTGCAACGGATGGTGAAAAATCGAGTCTTGACTCGCATGAACACTTTAGATATTATTCAATTGATGAAACGATAGAGTGAGGTAGCCTGAATGGATGAAGCCGAACCAGTTCTTCACGAGCACACGCATTCTCCACGCAAGCTGCCCATCGCCGATGTGGCAGCCTGTCAGATGGCGGCTGATATCTTTCGCGCTCTGGGAGATCCCAGCCGTCTGCGGATGCTCTCGTTGCTCATCCACGATGAACTCTGTGTTACTGAGATTGCCGAAGCTTTAGGAGACAACCTCTCGGCTGTCTCACAAAGGCTCAAGCTTCTCAAAAGCGAGCGCATCGTGGGTGCCCGCCGGGAAGGCAAGCACATCTTCTACCGCCTCTCAGATCATCACGTCAAAGACCTCGTGACCAATGCGCTCGAGCACGTTACGGAGCCCCACGACCATTCCTGAAAACACGCCCAAATAGAAAGTCCCGACAGATGGCTCATACATGTACCAGCCACGATCATGTTCATGGCCCCAACTGCGGCCACAAAGCCGTTCAGCACAATGGACACATCGATTACCTGCACGACGGCCATTTGCATCATCAGGAGCAAGCCGGGCAAGTGACTGAACATCAATTTGAAGTCAATGCGGCCAATCCCGCAACTTGCACATCAGGCCATGCCTGCACCAGTCATGCGGCTGATCACATCCACGGAGAGAACTGTGGTCACCCCGCCGTTCCTCACGGCGATCATGTCGATTATCTCGTCGATGGCCACCTGCATCATCAGCACGCTGGCCATTGCGATAATCACGGCCCGGTCACTGTGGCATAGTCACTGTGACATCGGAAGAGCTTAGTGCCATTTTCCAAAAAGCAAGGCGCTCGTTTCATCGCTTCGAACCTCAGGAAAATGGCACCTCGATTGACGACGCCAGGCTGGTGCAGGAACATGCTGGCAAGACTTTCGTCAGCAGTTCTGCCCCAGCCCTGGAATCGACATGCCTGCCCGTATCATTGATGGAAAACTGATTGCCCAGCAGTCTCGCGAAGCATTGGCTCTTCAGGTCGCCGAGTTCACCGCCGAGACAGGTGTGACCCCTCGATTGGCTGCAGTCCTTGTGGGCGATGATCCTGCCAGTCAGGTCTATGTTTCCAGCAAGCAGAAAGCCTGTGCCAGTGTTGGCATGGCCTCTGACCTGTTTCGTTTACCTGCCACGACTACTCAGGCCGAGTTACTTGAACTCGTGGATCGCCTCAACCACGATCCGTCGATCCACGGCATCCTCGTCCAACTGCCGCTCCCCTCGCATATTGATCCCGAAGCCGTTCTCGATGCGACACATCCTATGAAGGATGTCGATTGCTTCCATGCCGAGAACGTCGGGCTGCTCATTCAAGGTCGCCCAAGGTATCTTC from Planctopirus ephydatiae encodes:
- a CDS encoding CAP domain-containing protein, whose translation is MKYGIVCAALVSVACLFGHTTNGVANDYSYLTQHPTIQRLVQLTNAHRGRMGRAPLALNPVMCAHAQQHANYMATTGVFAHSGLPYMEVIFQGVTSADAAVQGWIYSPAHHSILLSGSECGFGYMVSGGRYCWVGVVR
- a CDS encoding GNAT family N-acetyltransferase; the encoded protein is MSFALVTLASVDVEQIVEVQALVYPAEFCESDDVFRKKLALSDAYGRAPLAFGHRDQAFGLLASYAIAHPWHDAAPPLLHAADWELPAVCNVLHVHDVAVAPTFRGQKLATDLMNRLSEEAQQAGWQKLTLVAVRDSWPLWERFGFRAISPHQYANEPGFWMSRELSPGNC
- a CDS encoding carbon storage regulator encodes the protein MLVLSRKAGESLLIGQGLLGEGIQVTVVAVQGNRVRLGITAPAEVSIRRQEIVLDLPEIAGQEEPCTMSSESHGRTPEFV
- a CDS encoding class I SAM-dependent methyltransferase produces the protein MSIAIDAVADKRKSSSEWWDRAYFEQGPTSMDKLISKDASWNEIVDSAEQDLVDAFAVGGMNLNNQGDVLEIGCGVGRLSHALARRTRHVFAVDIAPKLLEEARKKQTLANIDYYLLDGQRLVTDELRSALAVSQQQGHALQTVFSYEVLYYVPVPLLKTYFADAFEVLAPGGELVFQLNCEPISARTRVGFKLRDWLYACGITQWRGWPTHPDFRRLVHPAADVCQWLKEIGFEQITSCGSLRQKWFRGVKPA
- a CDS encoding BON domain-containing protein, with amino-acid sequence MRKYGQWVLTLGLLASIPNVGTAAPWSSKDEPAATKSTSSNQKMAEDVAAALKQARLQGFDIEIACKGGVATLKGKVTDPKQRDKASQVVERVPGVKSVNNELVVVDAKAVAARKGAQAAGPAAAPKQAVTRNEMPPEDFGRGVQQAGGAMNAPRQNIQQVNFEAGVSNQQMAEQIAQSLTSAQLDGYDIEIRYQSGVVTLDGSVPTMAQKVAATRACQATSGVAQVQNNLVCTEERAPAGGAQPVGYPQMAPQMAPQMGRPMAGPGMPPQVYGAAYQGAPQGGPGMGGPGMGAMPGPMGGPAGMPMAMGPGMPGGGAPGAMYNNASMPDHAWPSYAQYPNYAAVTYPQQYSASAFPYIGPFYPYPQVPLGWRKASLEWDDGYWNLKFRSRTDKWWWFLSPNNW
- a CDS encoding ABC transporter ATP-binding protein, which produces MTNLTAPSGHPALVVQDLSREFSNGSETLHILQGVGFTANTGEAIAITGPSGCGKSTLLQILGVLDHPTSGTVSLEGEDPFAMDVTQQAQFRNEKIGFIFQDHHLLPQLTVLENVLLPALPHRGISNEVRERALMLLDQVGLTARMDHKPAQLSGGERQRTAVCRALINRPRLLLADEPTGNLDPATAETVGKLLVALALESHSILLCVTHSEAMAQSYPRRCYLKAGQLVENP
- a CDS encoding ArsR/SmtB family transcription factor, whose amino-acid sequence is MDEAEPVLHEHTHSPRKLPIADVAACQMAADIFRALGDPSRLRMLSLLIHDELCVTEIAEALGDNLSAVSQRLKLLKSERIVGARREGKHIFYRLSDHHVKDLVTNALEHVTEPHDHS